One Mycolicibacterium doricum genomic window, GCCGTCACGGAATCAGCCCCTTGCCGTCGATCGCTTTCTGGACCTGCTCGGCCAGTTCATCTGCGGTGCGCTCCGGGTCGATCTGGTCGATCGGCGCCAGCGTCACCGAGATCCGCGTCGAGACGGCCTGATACTGCGGGGTCGCCGGACGCACCGCGGCGTCGATCAGCTGCCTGCGGATGATGTCGTACTGCGGATACCGGGCCTGGAACGCCGGATCGTCGTAGAGCGACGCCCGCACCGCGGGCAGACCACCCTCGACGGAGGTGGTCCGCTGGTTTTCGGGGCTGCGCAGACACCGCATCACCTCGAAGGCCGCCGCCTTGTGCTGGGACGTCTTGGCGACGGCCAGGTTCAGCCCGCCGAGCGTGACTTTCGCGGGCGTGCCCGGGTTCACCTCCGGGAATGGCGCGAACCCGAACACCTGGCGGCTGGCGTCGTAGGCGGTCCGGAACTGCTCGTCGCTCGGCGAGAACGTGCCCGCCTCGTTGATTGCGCTGGTCAGGTCGGGACGCTCGTCGAGCGGGAGGAATCCGACGCCACCCTTGACCGCGTTCTCCAGCATCGAAGGCAGCACGAACGGCCAGTTCACCTCGAGCGCGGCGTTGCCCTGCTCGAGCGCCAGGCGCGCGGTGCTCTCGTCGGTCTGGGTGATCGACGGATCAGCGCCCGGCGCGGTGGCCACCGCCTTGATGGTCTGTAACGCCTTGACGGTCGCGGCGCGGTGCTCGGGCGTGTCGGTCAGCGTGACCTTGGTGCCGTCGTCGGAGAGCACCTGTCCGCCTGCGCTTTCCAGCAGCGTGTTGAACCACACCACGAGGCCCTCGTACTGCTTGCCCTGCACGGCGATCCAGCTCGGCTGGCCGGCCTCGTAGAGCCGGGCCGCCTCGGCCACCATGGCATCCCAGGTGCCGGGCGGCTCGGGGATCAGGTCGGCGCGGTACCAGAGCACCTGGGTGTTGGTGGTGATAGGGGACGCGTAGAGCTTGTCCTGCCAGGTGGCGGTCTCCAGCGGACCGGGCAGCGTATCGGTGGTCGCGTCCGGCTCGGCCAACCCCGCTGGATCCTCCGACAGCGGGACGATCCAGCCGGCCTCGGCGAACTCCGCGGTCCACACGACGTCCATGGCCATCAGGTCGAGGGTCTTGTCGTTGCCGGTCAACCGCCGTGCGAGCTGGAGCCGCTGTTCGTCGGCGCTCTTGGGCAGGCTGACCTGCCGCACGGTGAACCCGTTGTCGAGCTCTTCGGTACACCGCTCGGCCAGTTCGGTGAAGGTGGCGAGTTCATTAGCCGAGGTGTACAGGTTGACGACGTTTCCGTCGCCGCCGGATCCGCACGCCGAAACCGTCGACGCGGTCGCCAGCGCGGCGACTGCTGCAGCACCTAGCCGCCGAGCGCGCACCACCAGCCTCCCGTCTGTTCCCCTCCAGCCGCTGGAGAGCGGCGCCGCCGGGGAACTTCCCGCGGGCAAACCGTAGAGGGAGACGCGCGTGATGTGCAACACTTCTGCGGTCCGGACGGTGGATTCACCCCCGATCGTGACCTGGCCGTTTCATCCGCGACGTGGCCGTGTCGCCACCTCAGATCGTCAAGCGCGCCAGCAGATCCCGGCCCTGTTCGGCGTTCTTCGGATCGCACAGCACGTCGTAGCGGCCGGCGACCAGCTGCATGGTCGAGCTGAAATCCCTTGTCCCACGGGCCATGGCGTACGGGATGGCTGAGGTGATGAGGCCGAAGAACACACCCGCGATCAGACCGGTGAGCAGCGCGCTCCACGGATTCGGGCTGAAGAACCCGAGAATCAGGCCGATGAACAGACCGAGCCACGCGCCAGTCAGCACACCGCCGCCCAGCACCTTGGGCCACGACAGCCGGCCGGTGACCCGTTCCACCTGCATCAGGTCCACCCCGACGATGGTGACCTGCTGCACCGGGAACTGCTGATCCGAGAGGAAGTCGACCGCACGCTGCGCCTCGGCATACGTCGGGTATGAGCCGATCGGCCACCCCTTGGGCGGTGTCGGCAGCGCGGCGGGCACCCCAGGGGCACCGGCGGGTGAGGTGGGCAGTGACGTCGGCTGGGCACCCGATGTCGGCCCGGATTGGAAAGGACTAGTCATCGCTTGTCATTCTCCTCTAGAACCCGGTTTTTGGCAGCGGGTTCACCCCAGATCAACGTTTCGGATACCGTATCGGTGCCCATCAGGTGCGCTAGGTTGAGTTCATGACGAACCCGGACCGCGACCCCGAGCCCTCGTCAGGAGCCGACCCCGGTGCGAGCGGCTCCGAGCCGCACGCTGGCGGCTACGAAACGCCCGCCTACGGCGAGCAACCCGGGTACCAACAGCCCGGCTATCAACAGCCCGGCTATCCGCCTCCGCCGCCCGGATATCAGTCCTACGGCTCGTACGGCACTCCGTACGACACACCCGCCGGGTATCCGCCACCGCCGCCCGGATATGCGCCCTATGCCACGTCGGCCGGGTATCCCCAGCCGCCGCCGAATTACGTCGCGTTCGGGCCACCAGGGCAAGGTACCAACGGACTTGCGGTCGGTTCGCTCGTCGCGTCGATAATGAGCGTCCCTTTCTTCCTATTCTGCTTCATCGGCATCATTCCGGCTCTAGTCGGCATTGCGCTCGGCATCATTGCGCTGTCCCAGACCAAGAACTCCAATGAGCAGGGAAAGGGCCTGGCCGTTGCAGGCATCGCCGTGGGCGCGGTGACCCTGCTCGCCGGGTTGGTCATGGCCGTCGTCGTGATGAACTCCTGACGCTCAAGCCGGCGGACGGAACGGCTCCGCTTGGCGCGTCATCCCGGCGGCACGCCCCTTGGCCGCGACCACCAGCGCCATCTTGCGACTGGCCTCGTCGATCATCTCGTCGCCCAGCATCACTGCACCGCGGGCGCCGCCGGCTTGCGAGGTGTGCCAATGGTAGGCCTCGAGGATCAATTCGGCATGGTCGTAGTCCTGTTGGCGTGGATTGAAAATCTCGTTGCCTGCGGTGATCTGATCCGGGTGCAGCACCCACTTGCCGTCGAAGCCCAGCGCCGCAGAACGCCGCGCCACCCGGCGGAACGCCTCGACGTCGCGCACCTTGAGGAACGGTCCGTCGATGGCGTGGATCCCGTGGGTGCGTGCGGCGATGAGGAGGCGCATGAAGACGTGGTGGTAGGCGTCGCCGACGTCGTACCCCTCGGGTTGTTCGCCCACGACCAGCGTGCGCATGTTGAGGCTGGCCATCAAATCCGCGGGGCCCAGCACGAGCGCCTGCATACGCGGGCCCGCGGCGATCGCGTCGATGTGGGTCAGTCCGGCGGCGTTCTCGATCTGCGCCTCGATGCCGATGCGCCCCACCGGCAGCCCGTGCGTCGTCTCCAGTTGTGTCAACAGGAGATCGAGCGCGTGGACATGTGAGACGTCGGTGACCTTCGGCAACACGATGAGGTCGAGCTCGGCCCCGGCGGTCGAGACGACCTCGATGACATCGGCGTAGGTCCACGGCGTGGTCCAGTCGTTGACCCGCACGCCGCGCAACTGGCCGCCCCAACCGGATTCGCCTAGCGCCATCGCGACCCGGGTGCGAGCTTCGGCCTTCGCCTCCGGGGCGACGGCGTCCTCCAGATCGAGGAACACCTCGTCGGCCGGCAACCGCTTGGCCTTCTCGATCATCTTGGCGCTGCTGCCGGGGACCGAGAGGCACGTCCGACGCGGCCGGGCCGAATCGCCGGGTTCGCGGGGTGGAATCGCGTGGTTCACGGCTCTACTCTCTACCCTTTGAGTCATGGCGTCGGTGAACAGGGTCTATGCGGCACGGCTCGCGGGAATGGTCGTGCTGGGTCCCGACGGCGAGTCGATCGGCCGCGTACGCGACATCGTGATCAGCATCAGCATCGTCCGCCAGCAGCCGCGGGTCCTCGGCCTCGTCGTCGAATTGCTCAGCCGCCGAAGGATTTTCGTACCGATTCTCCGGGTCACCGCGATCGAACCCAGCGCGGTCACGCTCACCACGGCCAACGTGTCGCTGCGGAAGTTCGTCCAGCGCCCGGGCGAGGTGCTGGTGGTGGGTCAGGTCCTCGACACACGGGTGCGCGTCGACGACCCCGACCTGAGCCAGCTCGCCGGAATCGACGTGGTGGTGGTCGATCTCGGCATCGAGCAGAGCCGCACCCGCGATTGGCTGGTGACCCGCGTCGCCGTGCGCACCCAGCGGCGCCTAGGCCGGCGGTCCAACATCCACGTCGTCGAATGGGCGCACGTGCACGGCCTCACGCCGTCGGGTCTGGCGATGCCCGATCAGGGTGTGGCCTCGCTGCTCGAACAGTTCGAGGGTCAGCGGGCGGTGGAGGTGGCCGAGGCGATCCGCGAACTGCCGGCCAAACGCCGCTATGAAGTCGTCAACGCCCTCGACGACGAACGACTCGCCGACGTCCTGCAGGAACTGCCCGTGGACGATCAGGCCGACGTGCTGCGCCAGATGAAGACCGATCGGGCGGCCGACGTACTGGAGGCGATGGACCCCGACGACGCCGCCGACCTGCTCGGCTCCATGACGCCCGCCGACGCCGAAACGCTGCTGCGCCGCATGGACCCCGAGGACTCCCAGGACGTACGCCGCCTGCTGAGCCACTCCCCCGACACCGCCGGCGGCCTGATGACGTCGGAACCGGTGGTGCTGGCCCCCGACGTCACCGTGGCCGAGGCGCTGGCCCGGGTGCGCGACCCCGATCTGACGCCCGCGCTGGCATCGCTGGTGTTCGTCGCGCGACCACCCACCGCGACGCCGACCGGGCAGTACCTCGGGTGCGTGCACCTGCAACGGCTGCTGCGGGAGCCACCCGCGACGCTGGTGAGTGGGATCCTCGACACGGACCTGCCGAGCCTGACCCCGCAGGACTCCCTCGGCGCGGTGACGCGTTACTTCGCTGCCTACAATCTCGTCTGCGGCCCGGTCGTCGATGAGCAGAACCACCTGCTGGGCGCGGTGTCCGTCGACGACGTCCTCGACCACCTGCTGCCCGACGACTGGCGCGAACGGGTGACCGAGCCCGAACTGACCGGCACCGAAGGGACGGTATGAGCGACTTGTCGGCCCGCGGGCGGCTGGACACCCCGAGGACGCCGCGCCGCATCTCGTTCAACGTCGACCGGGAGGCGGCCGGCCAATTCGGCGAGCGGGTCGCACGGTTCCTCGGCACCGGCCGGTATCTGGCCGTGCAGACGATGATCGTGATCGTCTGGATCGCGTTGAACCTGTTTGCCGTCTCGCTGCGGTGGGACCCGTATCCGTTCATCCTGCTCAACCTGGCGTTCTCCACACAGGCGGCCTACGCCGCGCCGCTGATCCTGCTGGCGCAGAACCGTCAGGAGAACCGCGACCGGGTGTCGCTGGAAGAGGATCGGAGGCGCGCCGCCCAGACCAAGGCCGACACCGAGTACCTCGCCCGCGAACTGGCCGCGTTGCGGCTGGCCGTCGGAGAGGTCGCCACCCGCGACTACCTGCGCCGCGAGCTCGAGGAACTGCGCGAGATGGTCGCGACGCTGCTCGCCGCGAACGACGGCGACGACCGGCGGTCCAAGCGGACCGGCTGAGCCGCATTGCGCATTGCTGCAACGGATGTGACACGAGGGTTGTATGGTGACTTGGTTCACACACCTGGGTCGGGCCAGCGCAGACGCTTAGGACGGTTGGAGTGCACATAGGGGGAGCAGCCGCGGTGGTGGCGGCCCGGCGTCGTGCGGGCAAGGTACTGGGCAAACCGGCCGCAGGCGTAGTCATCATCGCACCGCTCGTGCTGGCGGGCGCTGTCGGCGCATCCGCGCCGACGTTGCAGCATTCGGTGAGCAACGCCGCGGTCACACCGCTGGCAGCTGTCGCGTCGGGTCAGCGCAACTCCACGGGTCCGTCGGTCGTGGCGGTCAAGAAGGCGCCGAGCGCCTTCCGCATCGCCGCCTCCACGGTGTCCTCGCCGCCGCCGGCCGTGGTGGTCAACTCCCCGGGCAGCATGAAGATCCCTGCGATGGCGCTGAGCGCCTACCGCAACGCCGAGCGGATGATGGCCGCCGCCGTCCCGAACTGCGGTGTGAGCTGGAACCTGCTTGCCGGTATCGGACGCATCGAATCCGGGCACGCCTACGGCGGCGCGACCGACTCCCGTGGCACTGCGGTCAGCCCGATCTACGGTCCCGCGCTGGACGGCACCCTGCCGGGCAACGAGGTCATCGAGCTGAGCCGCAACGCGAACCGGGTGACGTACGCCCGGGCGATGGGACCGATGCAGTTCCTGCCCGGCACGTGGGCGCGCTACGCCTCCGACGGTGACGGTGACGGCAAGGCCGACGTGCAGAACCTCTACGACTCGGCGCTGGCCGCCGCGCGCTATCTGTGTAGCGGCGGGCTGAACCTGCGCGACCCGTCGCAGGTGATGTCGGCGATCCTGCGGTACAACAACTCCGTGGCCTACGCCCGCAACGTGCTCGGCTGGGCGGGTGGTTACGCGACGGGCGTGGTGCCGGTGGACCTGCCACCGATCAACGGACCCGTCCCGGCGCTCGGCGAGTCCCACGTCGACCGCTCCGACGGCCTCGGCCCCGGCACCCCCCTCAATGCGATGGGCCTGCCCGCCGACGATCCCTTGGCCCTGGTACCGCTGCTGACCCGCACCGACGCGAGCCGGATGCCCGGCACCAACGTGCCCGGCTTCGCGCCCGGACAGCGGCTCGGCCCGCTGCCCGGCCCGGCGCCGAAGGCGCCGGCGACCACCGCTCCGGCGCCCGCTGCGCTTGCACCCTGGGTGCCGCCGTGGATGGCCCCGCCCCCGCCGCCGCCACCCAGCTGCGTGGTGTTCTGCCTTGACGACACGCCGGCACCGGCCGCCCTACCCGCTCCCGGACCGGTGCCACCGGCGGCGTCGCCCACGCTTCCCGGTCCACCTGCCGCGCGCGCCCCTGGACCGGTCCTGGCGCCTGCGCCGCCTGCACCGGCAGCCCCCCTTCCGGCTCCGGCACCGATCGGTCCGGCCCCGGGGCCGGTGGTGTGAGCAGCGATACCGCCCGCGCCTGAACTGCTCGTCGGGTCGGCCTACACTCGCGGATGATGTCTCAAACTCCCGATGGCCGCCAGACGGCGATCCGCGCCGCGCTGGCCAAGGTGATCGACCCCGAACTGCGCCGACCGATCACCGACCTCGGCATG contains:
- a CDS encoding ABC transporter substrate-binding protein — translated: MRARRLGAAAVAALATASTVSACGSGGDGNVVNLYTSANELATFTELAERCTEELDNGFTVRQVSLPKSADEQRLQLARRLTGNDKTLDLMAMDVVWTAEFAEAGWIVPLSEDPAGLAEPDATTDTLPGPLETATWQDKLYASPITTNTQVLWYRADLIPEPPGTWDAMVAEAARLYEAGQPSWIAVQGKQYEGLVVWFNTLLESAGGQVLSDDGTKVTLTDTPEHRAATVKALQTIKAVATAPGADPSITQTDESTARLALEQGNAALEVNWPFVLPSMLENAVKGGVGFLPLDERPDLTSAINEAGTFSPSDEQFRTAYDASRQVFGFAPFPEVNPGTPAKVTLGGLNLAVAKTSQHKAAAFEVMRCLRSPENQRTTSVEGGLPAVRASLYDDPAFQARYPQYDIIRRQLIDAAVRPATPQYQAVSTRISVTLAPIDQIDPERTADELAEQVQKAIDGKGLIP
- a CDS encoding general stress protein, which translates into the protein MTSPFQSGPTSGAQPTSLPTSPAGAPGVPAALPTPPKGWPIGSYPTYAEAQRAVDFLSDQQFPVQQVTIVGVDLMQVERVTGRLSWPKVLGGGVLTGAWLGLFIGLILGFFSPNPWSALLTGLIAGVFFGLITSAIPYAMARGTRDFSSTMQLVAGRYDVLCDPKNAEQGRDLLARLTI
- a CDS encoding DUF4190 domain-containing protein, with amino-acid sequence MTNPDRDPEPSSGADPGASGSEPHAGGYETPAYGEQPGYQQPGYQQPGYPPPPPGYQSYGSYGTPYDTPAGYPPPPPGYAPYATSAGYPQPPPNYVAFGPPGQGTNGLAVGSLVASIMSVPFFLFCFIGIIPALVGIALGIIALSQTKNSNEQGKGLAVAGIAVGAVTLLAGLVMAVVVMNS
- a CDS encoding HpcH/HpaI aldolase/citrate lyase family protein yields the protein MNHAIPPREPGDSARPRRTCLSVPGSSAKMIEKAKRLPADEVFLDLEDAVAPEAKAEARTRVAMALGESGWGGQLRGVRVNDWTTPWTYADVIEVVSTAGAELDLIVLPKVTDVSHVHALDLLLTQLETTHGLPVGRIGIEAQIENAAGLTHIDAIAAGPRMQALVLGPADLMASLNMRTLVVGEQPEGYDVGDAYHHVFMRLLIAARTHGIHAIDGPFLKVRDVEAFRRVARRSAALGFDGKWVLHPDQITAGNEIFNPRQQDYDHAELILEAYHWHTSQAGGARGAVMLGDEMIDEASRKMALVVAAKGRAAGMTRQAEPFRPPA
- a CDS encoding magnesium transporter MgtE N-terminal domain-containing protein, with product MASVNRVYAARLAGMVVLGPDGESIGRVRDIVISISIVRQQPRVLGLVVELLSRRRIFVPILRVTAIEPSAVTLTTANVSLRKFVQRPGEVLVVGQVLDTRVRVDDPDLSQLAGIDVVVVDLGIEQSRTRDWLVTRVAVRTQRRLGRRSNIHVVEWAHVHGLTPSGLAMPDQGVASLLEQFEGQRAVEVAEAIRELPAKRRYEVVNALDDERLADVLQELPVDDQADVLRQMKTDRAADVLEAMDPDDAADLLGSMTPADAETLLRRMDPEDSQDVRRLLSHSPDTAGGLMTSEPVVLAPDVTVAEALARVRDPDLTPALASLVFVARPPTATPTGQYLGCVHLQRLLREPPATLVSGILDTDLPSLTPQDSLGAVTRYFAAYNLVCGPVVDEQNHLLGAVSVDDVLDHLLPDDWRERVTEPELTGTEGTV
- a CDS encoding DUF1003 domain-containing protein — encoded protein: MSDLSARGRLDTPRTPRRISFNVDREAAGQFGERVARFLGTGRYLAVQTMIVIVWIALNLFAVSLRWDPYPFILLNLAFSTQAAYAAPLILLAQNRQENRDRVSLEEDRRRAAQTKADTEYLARELAALRLAVGEVATRDYLRRELEELREMVATLLAANDGDDRRSKRTG
- a CDS encoding lytic transglycosylase domain-containing protein, which produces MVAARRRAGKVLGKPAAGVVIIAPLVLAGAVGASAPTLQHSVSNAAVTPLAAVASGQRNSTGPSVVAVKKAPSAFRIAASTVSSPPPAVVVNSPGSMKIPAMALSAYRNAERMMAAAVPNCGVSWNLLAGIGRIESGHAYGGATDSRGTAVSPIYGPALDGTLPGNEVIELSRNANRVTYARAMGPMQFLPGTWARYASDGDGDGKADVQNLYDSALAAARYLCSGGLNLRDPSQVMSAILRYNNSVAYARNVLGWAGGYATGVVPVDLPPINGPVPALGESHVDRSDGLGPGTPLNAMGLPADDPLALVPLLTRTDASRMPGTNVPGFAPGQRLGPLPGPAPKAPATTAPAPAALAPWVPPWMAPPPPPPPSCVVFCLDDTPAPAALPAPGPVPPAASPTLPGPPAARAPGPVLAPAPPAPAAPLPAPAPIGPAPGPVV